GTATACTCAATGCCTGAGATAATACCTATTGCATAGTAGACAGTAAATAGATATgaattgaattaataaataaatgaataatgagtAATTCAAGTTTTGAAAAACACAGTGTCTTAAGATGACCTGTTCTTTCgaggcttttttttcttcatatcctcaAAGACAAAGTTTTTAGTGATACTCAACATATTTTTCTCTAAGTCTTCACTGATTTATTGATAGTTTCTGTTGATTGTAGTACTTATATCTGAACTGCTGCATTCAAATAAACTTGACCTATTTATTATGAAGAAGCTTTATATTACAAGTTGTCAACTGAATCTTTACAAAGACAATGGATGTCATGCTCCTTGTTTCAAATTCCTTTTAGAATGAATAATAATATCAGATTTGGTTAGACTAAGAGCCATCATTAGTGAATAAGTGGGCGTTTTTTCTATGCATTGCTGTGGATTTTGTATATGTCAGACAATGTGCTACATATTGTGTGTTCTTTAAATTCATACAACAAccataagaagaagaaaatatctctTCATGACtgtggaaactgaagcttggagttgttaaataaatagtataaaGGTATCAACTAAGGGGTAGCAGACTTATATTTGAAACCAGAAAATCTCCCTCTAGAAGCTGTGTCTTAAAGTAGATACTACAATATATTTCCTCCCTCAGGGAAAGTCCTTCATATTTTTTCTCAAAGTAAATATGGTATCTGGCATGGTATCTAGCACAGACTAGGTGCTCAAAtaatttgttggaaaaaaatgctTAATCTAAGGTAAAGTCTGCTATAACTAAGCAAATACTAGGAATACAAACCCATTTTTTATAATAGGAAGGATGTCAAAATTCTGTACTAAAATGACTTCAGATTTATATAATTGGCAGAAAAATGGAATGAACTTATTATCATGAAACTTTTTTAATCCAATGCCACCTAGATGGATGTGTAAGATATTCAAGTTTAAATATTtgaacagtattttaaaagtatatactgCAATTATATGGGAAAGTAATACAGAGCTTTCACCCCACAAATtgttttcaaagttctttttaatatttaaatatttaccacTGCATAATTTACATAATCTATTCAGAATTTACAGGATTCAAATTCTACATATCCTCTCCTAAATTTATACCAATCATTGACaccatttaaagaaaacaagagtCTTACAGGTAATCTAAACCTTTTAAGGCTCATTTCTACTTACTTTATTTAACAAATTCAATATTCATATTTATACCGTAACAatcttaaattatacatttttccatCCAAAAATTGTGCCTGCTTTTCCATAAagtcttcatttttatattctatcgATACCTGTACTAGCACTTTTTCACAAATATGTGAAGCTCTCACAGTCTTTATTTCACCCCCTTTCCACAGGTCCATTTCAAATTCAGTTAGtacaattaaatgttttatttataatgtttttactCCTTATGTAAAAGATGCCTATAAAGATTTTGAACTAACAGAGGGAATTCACTCACTCTTCCCATAATTCCTTCCAGGAGCTGGAATACCAATCTTCTTTAGTCATCATAACCCCTTTAAGTATATTTcataaacttaattttttcaacctataaatatttatatatttataaaataaatccatCCCTTTTGAGATCTGCAAAGCTGCTTCAGATCTGTACATGTTTCAAATATTTGTCCTGGTAACACTATATATTCTTTCAGATCACACAATTATTTTGTATGAGGGGCTGAAGACACTcagcttttaaataaaaaggaacagattaGACTTTGCTATTGAAGGTATAAATAACAACCAGTCCATAAAAGTCACAATCAACAACTAGGAAATACAATTAATCTTGGAAGgcattcataaaaataattatttaaaatgaaatttaaagcaaGCAACAACTATCCTCCACTTCCTTCTTTATAACATTCTTTTActtgatttaaatttttctttctttgttctgatatttcctatgcttattttttaaagttatgagaAATATGTTTTATCTTAGGTCAATAGTTCTAACAGAAAATAGCccaagaggtaaaaaaaaaaaaaattacacatatcTCTACACAATTATTTCTGGAAACAAAGTATTTAAATCATGTTAAAAAACATAGgcacaaatgaaaatgaataaaatacggACACATATTTCAACATGCATGAACCTAataaacattatgctgagtgaaagaagctagtcatgAAAGaacacatattatatgattccattcatgtgaaatatccagaaaaggcaaatctacagagactaAATAGATTATTATTTGCTCAGTACTGAGTGTAGGAATGAGATGTGGCTGCAAATGAGCACAAAGTTTCCTTTTAAGATGATGGGTATGTTCCAAAATTAGATTGTGGTATAGTTGTACAATTGTATAAGTATACTAAAATTCAATGAACAGTACATTTGAAATAGAtcaattttatgatatgtaaattatatctcagtaaaaggCATATCATCTTCCATCCCAGAAAGTCGTATATGAAGAAAGGCATTAGCACCTCAGCGACTGTGGAAAAAACTGTTGATCTAGAAGTAGAATGCAAAAAAACCCTAGTATTTGAATGTAATTTTCTCTAACTTAAGCTTTCTCCTTGATTCATGCTTGATCATATTCTCAGCTGGAAATGGTGACATTGAAATTATAGGTGAACACCTTGAAGCTATTGAGTAGAGATTGAATCTCAAAGGTTTTAAGGTGAAACTCAATATTTAATATGAAAAGTTAACTACCTGATGTTCTTAAAGGGtaaaaaaagctatttttaaattatcacactttttccccttttttattggtgaaataaaaacttttaaaactttcattgtCCTTAGCatcaatattatatttgtattttcttatctGTTGTCTGCAGAGAGCTCAGAATATAAGGAAATATAGATGTGCTGATACTGCGTGATACTGTATAAGGATTGCATTCCACTACTTAGTTTGTGAAAACTCATATCCTAGTTTGCCCTGGCAGGTAAGTTAATATAAACTTAGGGAATTGATGAATAAATGATGGAGTGGACTAGTGGTTAATGCAGCAGATAGTGTTGTGGAGGTAGCTGAAACAGTGTTTTTGAAATACCTTTAATTTCTCAAACCAGGTGTCCAATGGATATAAGGTACTGGATCTGATTGTACAGTAATTTAACTCTATAGTGAGAAAATTGCTCACCAAAATGGGGTGAATTATCTCTTCCTGAAATATGAAGGTTCCAGTGCACTAATGTACTGGAAGTGATTATTTACCAAACGTCATTCTGATCCTTTGAAGTTAATCCAATTCACATGGTTAAAATGTGTATATCTAGTGACTATTTACATTGGCTAAtaccatcttttcatgtttaaatttatatttaaaatatttgtgtcaGTGGATTTGTGTAGCTGCTGTTTTACAACCACTGGACACatgcatagtaaaaaaaaatgaaaaatgttaataattaggTAGGTTTTATTCTCTTTATACTTTTGAAATGAAGTTTTGCACCAGACTTTAAAAGTTAACAATTGCTACAttggcagaaattaaagaaattaaaaagcataaaaaatgaaaaaagatcttCCATAGAAAATATCTGGTTACTTGTTTCTCTATAAAATTTGCTAGCTGGGAGTGTCAATTGTGTTAATGGAGAGAGCAATTTGAAGCTGTAATCAGGATTAAGCCTCCATAagactcttcatttttcttttccatttgatGACAATTTTCTGTAATTAATATCAGTCCTTTTTTACATCAACCAACTGCCTTGATATTACAAATAGAACATTGTGCTGTGGCTTTAGGTAAGGAGTAAATTAAGAACAGATGAATTCTTAATAACAGTCTTCTCTCACAAAATGTTCAAGATTATAAAACAATATGAGGAAATAATCACTGAAGATGTGAAAATATACAGGGATAAATTTACCttaaaaatggtgatttttctgaAATTCTATTAATTTAAGTTCATCTGGGCCTTTGTATTTACATGGGCATGCCAAAGGATCTAGAAAATGCATTGCAATATATAAGGATCAGGTTCATGTACATTTATAGATGAATATACATCTACTTTAATACtagaaataagattaaaaatggacATGGTCAATCAattgaattttaaacttttaaatgagGTTATTAgtcatgaacatttaaaattaactcTAGTTTGTACAAGTACAATAAACTCATAAGaaatttctagttttttgtttttgtgggaaacaaaagaatgaaaatttataCATTAAATTATTGCCAATGGTTATGTCCCATCagactacagggaaaaaaaaatcatgttcatgcatatggatttcttttcctttcactcaTTATTAgcttattctttatttctgtatgaTACACATATTTCTCTGCTGTttctaaagtaaataaatatattcaaaataaaacagcTGTAATCATTATTTGGAGAACTTAGAGGCACAAAACAGTAGAAATATGAGTTTTAAATgagacagttctttttttttcttttatctaaaaGCAAATAGTTAATGATTCTAAATCAGATAGTTATGCTTTGAATGGCTGTAAATGGTTCTTCATTCTGGGAAATGTAAGTCTAGCCTTTAGTGCATAAATGGAATTAAAGTTATTAACAAATCAACTTTaactaaaataaaagagaatgatgCAAAGTGATCAAATTGTAGtgatacaaatatgaaaaataacatttaattcttATTAACAGCCAGAATATGAATATCCTGTCTCTCAGTTTTCTTTCAGTTAAATGGGGATATTAACCTTGACCACTGACCCAGTCAATATCATACACAttaacaaaaaagttaaaaattaggGTAATAACACTGCAATTCAAACAAGTACCTCCTGGAACCACAGAATGGAGTAATGAAATACATAATGGAGTGGTGTTCTCCTGGAAAATTCAATTTTTCCTATTGTGGCAAAATAAagatatctcttttaaaaaagaaaaaaaatcactcaaaaataaaagccttcctttaaaaacaaaatctctccCCTCTATACAGACAGTAACTTCCCCACTTAAAATTTAATAATCCTTAAAATATGGCTTTTTATTATGTTCATTAAATAAGAATGATCAACATAAGGACAAAGATATGACTGGGTTATTTCATAATAGTTCCCAAATAAATTTTACATTGCATGGTAACAAATCTTTAGAAAATTAACGTTCACATAAGCACAGTAAATCTTTTATTAACTGAAGTTATACAACGGTTTCGGAAGTGACAATGATGATTCTTTaactaaaactgttttttttttaattgtttaatacTGTCATCTGTTCTTGAGCAAAACTTGCAGaggctatatttaaaatttttgttttaccaACATTATGAAAACCCTGCCAAGCTTTTTGTTTAAAGTATAAAGTGATTGTAAGTTTCGGGTTTTGAGAATTCCTGAGTGGCCacgaaaggaaaaaaattctgaactTTTCAGGCTTATAAAAAGTTGAAAGTTATGCGGTACTTATATTTAGAGTAGACTCAGTTGAACAGTTTCAGGTTACTGCATGAGCttagtagaaaaacaaaatattgctaCTGCAGAAATAAGTTACTCTGTCACTAGGAACTGCCAGAAGAATCTATTTACATTTGGAAGAATATCAAAGAAACGAAACTCAGAGTTGAAGCAAAAACTGGCCCCCCAAAAAATACGTTGCTTCATGAAAAAGGTGAGACGAAATAATTTAACCacctatgttttaattttttattataaatacatacataaaataaaatatttgtataaagtttataaaagttttttcagttcaaataaagtctattttaggTGGAGAAAACCATAGTGTGGAATGAGCTAAATATTGGAACTGAATCCCAACACACTTTTTTCAATTTAAGTGGTATTTAGTaagctttttaaaacatcatgTATACTCTTATTATATGCAAagctttgttgaataaatgttaaATCTACTGTATAAATCAAGCATGCATAAAATAGTTGTacattcagttatacattaccctttaaaaataatttcaaagaccaacatttaaaatttaagctTTACTTTTAAAGTTCTGATATAGAGtcagaaatcataaaggtcacaTGTCCAACTTATtaacttttcagttttttttaaactcaaagtGCATTTCCAGTGACCGCAAGCTTTATTACTGAGTAAATACTGTTTCAATTTTGTGTACTGATATACTCATGTTTTgtgaaagaaatatttacatttttatgtttatgtacTTATGGAGGAAGATTTCTGAGTTAGGGGGAAACATTTCAAAGGAAATTGGAGTTGATAAAGGTAATTGATCTATCattcacatgcacacatgcatgttTTGTCTTATTCTCTTTAAAGATAACATTTTGATATTTGCATTCTATTTTGTAATCTTATTCACAATCGTTCAAAGAGTATTTCCATATTTAACTGGTTTTATTATTCATAATTAGTCCTTTTATATGATGGATTTTCCATTCATTAGTTCTTTACCTTTTTAACTATCTCAATTGAGTAAATGTATTAGTTTGCCAGGATTGTTgtcacaaagtaccacagactgggtgtcttaaacaacagTAATGTATTGtcttacatttctggaggctaggagtTTGAGATCAAGAtattggcagggttggttccttctaagAACTATGAAGGATCTGTTCTATGTCTCTATCCCACCTGGCAGTCTGATGTTCCTGGGGTCCTGCTGTattactccaatctctgccctcatcttcacatgatgttctccccgtgtgtgtgtgtgtgtgtgtgtgtgtgtgtatccaaaCGTcccctttttattgtttttttttttttttttttggcgggcatctcactgttgcggcctctcttgttgcggagcacaggctccagacgcgcaggctcagcggccatggctcacaggcccagccgctccgcggcatgtgggatcttcccagaccgcggcacgaacccgtgtcccctgcatcggcaggtggactctaaaccactgcgccaccagggaagccctaaacttcccctttttataaagacaccattcatattggattaggagccTACACcacccagtatgacctcatcttaactaactaCATTGGTAACAATCCCATTTTCCTAAACATTCTGAGGCACTgtggtttaggacttcaacatatgaattttcaggGTGACACAAATCATATTCACATAAcagtaagtatatttttaattaaaaaacttgGTGGAGTAATGTGAGTAACATGTTTTCTAGTCCTTTCCTAGATGagaatgtttattttagtttccttCATATACAAACAACAATTTTACTggttataaaatttttgaatcatcCTTTGGACAAAACAACTTGGAGAATATACCCCATAATCATCTGGTTTTGAAGCCAAACTGATTGTGTCTTCTTTGTGgacatttcttcttcttgcccATCTAtctgaaggcattttttttttctttatcatagatataatttgtaaataatttaCCTGCCACATAGTAAAccaatttaatttacaaaatctGATAGTATTATTTAAGATATGGGTTTTGCCATTGAAATAGACAGTCATAGTTCACAAGAGATTAACTCTTATGAAAgattatatctcatttaattctctttcttGTAAAAGATCCTCTATGCTCAAGGCTTTCCTCCATAAAGTCATCAGGGGTCCAGGCTTGGTCTACCTTGATGCTAGTAACCCTCAATACCTAGCTTTCGTCTTCTGGTTTGAAATGCTTATTCCAGGTGCTGCCATTTTATCCCCATTCCAGCTacagaaggaagaaatataaagacATGGTTATTTGTGTTAAGGGTACTAACTAGAAATTGTACATGTAACTTTTGCTCCTATGCTATGGAACAGAATTAGACACATGACCACACTCAGCTGCAGGTAATCTGGAGAAATGTAGTCTTTCCATGGGTAGCCAAGTACTCAACTAAAAATTCTattaatatagaagaaaaaatatattaggggACATATAGTAAACACTGCTATAGTCTacacttttcttctcttaaatatCCATTTGTAACCTCCTTCTCTTGCATCTGAATGTACTTGCCTTTTTTTCAGGGAATCAACCTCAATGCCCCATCCAGTTACTGTATCCTACTCAAAGTCTAGGATCTCTGGAAAATGTGCAGTCCTACTGGTTAGGTCTGAATTTGGCTTATCATGGCCCAGCATCCTCTaaagtaaaagacaaattatCTGTCTTCCTCTTGTCACCCACTCCATAGCCAACACTCATAtccaatatgtatatataataagaACATATCAACAACAAATCTTACAAGAGCTGTAGCAAAAAGATGCCAGCTACTCCAGGCCACCCAGGGAGGCTGCCCCATTGCAAGTGTAGTTTCTTCGGGGGGTAGGCAGTGGGTCAGTGACAAAAGGTGATGGTTTCCATGCTAAGGAAGGAGATGTGCATGTTGGTCTTGCTGTCTACCCCATGATCAGAGCTTCAAGGAGTCATCAAAGGTGATCTCTTCAGACACCTGATCAGGCTCTACCTGCCACATGCAGATTCTGGCTGACTCTATCATCGCCCCCTCTGCATAGGAGTGAGTGGAATAATTCTTAGTGTGAGGGTTTCTGGAGAGAAGCTCCTCAACCACATTTTGATAGTCTTCCAGACTGATGCATCATTCCCTGTCTGAGTCATACACACAGAACAAAACTCTTAGCTTCTTTTCAGTGCGCCTGCACCTGATCCTCCTCCATGGGTTGGAAGTAAGACATGGTAATCAGGAAACTCTAGAATTAATCTCCTGGACCAGGCCACTGAGCCCCTTGCACATATTAATATTGTCAAAGAAGGCAGATGGCTATTTGGATTGTATTTGGTTGAGTTCCAGGCCTGGGACTTTGTTGAAGTTCTCCTTAGGAATGGTGGGCTGATCTCCACTCAGCTTCTTAAACCTCCACTAGAACTGCTGGATC
The sequence above is drawn from the Tursiops truncatus isolate mTurTru1 chromosome 17, mTurTru1.mat.Y, whole genome shotgun sequence genome and encodes:
- the LOC101334216 gene encoding LOW QUALITY PROTEIN: calcineurin B homologous protein 3 (The sequence of the model RefSeq protein was modified relative to this genomic sequence to represent the inferred CDS: inserted 3 bases in 2 codons; deleted 1 base in 1 codon; substituted 3 bases at 3 genomic stop codons), with protein sequence MRRNLSQCTGRLHATATAPHPSICSAEAAAESCSAVWLVRDVWELMDKTGFSADXIQQFXWRFKKLSGDQPTIPKENFNKGLSGLVQEINSXSFLITMSYFQPMEEDQVQXRTEKKLRVLFCVYDSDREXCISLEDYQNVVEELLSRNPHTKNYSTHSYAEGAMIESARICMWQVEPDQVSEEITFDDSLKLDHGVDSKTNMHISFLSMETITFCH